One Pseudomonas fluorescens genomic region harbors:
- the arsN2 gene encoding arsenic resistance N-acetyltransferase ArsN2 codes for MMIQATEIAGKQWQRFRAALKSADLPGDDIDLPGRTFFEFTQDSETVAWGGFETHGTDGLLRSLVVVSTHRSKGVGVTVLRIIEAKAAEQGIARFHLLTTTASGFFKQQGYAVNQRGSAPPLISQTEQFRGLCPGSACYMCKALSANARK; via the coding sequence ATGATGATCCAGGCAACAGAGATAGCCGGAAAACAATGGCAACGCTTTCGCGCTGCGCTTAAATCTGCTGACCTTCCAGGAGACGATATTGATCTTCCAGGCCGAACCTTTTTTGAGTTCACACAGGACAGTGAGACGGTCGCATGGGGAGGTTTCGAAACGCATGGTACGGACGGGTTGCTGCGTTCCCTGGTCGTAGTCTCGACACACAGATCGAAAGGGGTCGGTGTCACGGTGCTTAGGATCATTGAAGCGAAAGCCGCCGAGCAGGGAATCGCTCGATTTCATTTGCTGACAACAACTGCGTCAGGCTTTTTTAAGCAGCAGGGCTATGCAGTAAATCAACGAGGCTCTGCGCCACCTCTTATTTCTCAGACGGAGCAGTTCAGGGGGCTTTGCCCTGGCTCGGCTTGCTACATGTGCAAAGCATTATCTGCGAATGCACGAAAGTAG
- a CDS encoding DUF3800 domain-containing protein translates to MDRTYAFVDESGNSDLDTSKGGSSGFFIVCSILVAEKDLEAAYAQAEALRTRHFQTGEIKSSNLKPKDSDRRARILNELAELPFKLYFTVVDKSRIHKDGGLRIKTSFIKYVNGLLYERLFRAYPDLQMIVDEHGGQEFQESLKSYVAERFVDDLFGDKDAFQTMASKDNVLVQVADFFAGSVAQIYEEKASEEAVLAYKKILRSLTLGMLEWPSKYQSLLPPPTNESGYADYQVHQEALRQADRFSERVGDHPDEDERLQLSILRFLRFQSEFVTKDYVLTTEIMAHLKDSGLGEVNGQRIRSSGIAKLRDADVIITSAAKGYKIPQTRADINDFLERASGIVVPLLERVKKARDVYRLSSRGEYDIVTSDLAELAGLLAALEAFADD, encoded by the coding sequence ATGGACAGAACATATGCTTTCGTGGATGAGTCCGGGAATTCCGACCTTGATACGTCAAAGGGAGGAAGCTCGGGATTCTTCATCGTGTGCTCCATTCTGGTGGCAGAGAAAGATCTGGAAGCTGCTTATGCCCAAGCTGAAGCACTCCGCACGCGTCATTTTCAAACAGGCGAGATCAAATCTAGCAATCTGAAGCCCAAAGATTCAGATCGCCGTGCCCGAATCCTCAACGAGCTAGCTGAGCTGCCATTCAAGCTCTATTTCACCGTCGTTGATAAGTCCCGAATTCACAAAGACGGCGGCCTCCGTATCAAGACCTCGTTCATAAAATACGTGAACGGGTTGCTCTATGAACGTTTGTTTCGCGCATACCCTGACCTCCAGATGATCGTAGACGAGCATGGTGGCCAGGAATTTCAGGAGAGCCTCAAAAGCTACGTTGCAGAGCGATTCGTGGACGACCTATTTGGCGATAAGGATGCCTTCCAGACGATGGCCAGTAAGGACAACGTTTTGGTTCAGGTTGCAGATTTCTTCGCTGGCTCAGTCGCTCAGATCTACGAAGAGAAAGCTTCGGAAGAAGCAGTTCTTGCCTACAAGAAAATACTCCGCAGCCTGACTCTTGGAATGCTTGAGTGGCCATCCAAGTACCAGTCCCTTCTGCCACCGCCTACGAATGAGTCTGGATATGCTGACTATCAGGTACACCAGGAGGCTCTCCGCCAAGCCGACCGTTTTAGCGAGCGGGTTGGTGACCACCCCGATGAAGATGAGCGACTGCAGCTAAGCATTTTGCGGTTTTTGAGATTCCAGAGCGAATTCGTCACCAAGGATTACGTGCTGACTACGGAGATCATGGCCCATCTAAAAGATAGCGGACTGGGAGAGGTCAACGGCCAGAGAATCCGCTCCAGTGGCATTGCCAAACTCCGCGATGCGGACGTCATCATCACAAGTGCGGCGAAGGGTTACAAAATCCCCCAGACACGTGCGGACATCAATGACTTCCTAGAGCGGGCATCCGGCATCGTCGTCCCTCTTCTCGAACGCGTTAAAAAAGCGCGCGATGTGTATCGGCTGAGTAGTCGAGGAGAATATGACATCGTCACTTCCGACCTTGCTGAGCTAGCCGGGCTGCTCGCCGCACTTGAGGCATTTGCGGATGACTGA
- a CDS encoding nucleoid-associated protein — MATLTDKEIEALKIENFIFHVVHHRADDPILFDDTPLSTFEPFFIDRIKETLKGNKFSFAEISQVKAKLNSWEKGESNFVDISKSLARQFHRLGDKRMKSGVLIVIGLITGAKKFYSLIKYDSEKVVTFETKGAQAILQAVTNNFTESPKALQKSALIDLDSKDSEVVIIDKMSRSGISDFFKEFLGVERLRNSKEMTVDLVKAIKKTVRTHLGDLPPAITSKVAEKVVEIAKKRKDFEVDEFFTDFFGINGQDEIRATFDKELESLNLTGEVFSYDEEELPTNEAKKYVTSEGITINMPARAKGSLTIENGKDETVITIRTSRLRES; from the coding sequence TTGGCCACTCTTACGGATAAAGAAATCGAAGCCCTGAAAATCGAGAATTTCATTTTTCACGTGGTGCATCATCGAGCCGATGATCCGATCCTTTTTGACGACACCCCCTTAAGCACCTTCGAGCCGTTCTTCATTGACCGCATCAAAGAAACCCTCAAGGGCAATAAATTCTCTTTCGCTGAAATATCTCAAGTAAAGGCCAAATTGAATAGTTGGGAAAAGGGCGAGTCGAATTTTGTCGATATCTCCAAGAGCTTGGCGCGGCAATTTCATCGCCTTGGTGATAAACGGATGAAGTCAGGCGTGTTGATTGTAATTGGTTTAATTACAGGGGCTAAAAAGTTTTATTCCTTAATCAAGTACGACTCTGAAAAAGTCGTGACATTTGAAACTAAGGGCGCCCAGGCAATACTTCAGGCAGTTACTAACAACTTTACTGAATCACCAAAAGCGTTGCAGAAATCAGCTCTTATTGATTTGGATTCCAAAGACTCAGAAGTAGTGATCATTGATAAAATGAGCCGCTCAGGAATCAGTGATTTCTTCAAAGAATTCCTAGGAGTAGAGCGCCTCCGGAACTCAAAGGAAATGACGGTAGATTTGGTTAAGGCAATCAAAAAAACTGTAAGGACACACCTGGGTGATCTGCCGCCTGCTATCACATCGAAGGTCGCTGAGAAAGTCGTTGAGATTGCGAAAAAGCGTAAAGACTTTGAAGTCGACGAATTCTTCACAGATTTTTTTGGCATCAATGGCCAAGATGAAATCCGGGCGACCTTTGACAAAGAATTGGAAAGCCTAAATTTGACTGGTGAGGTGTTCTCCTATGATGAGGAAGAGCTACCTACCAATGAGGCAAAGAAATACGTAACAAGTGAAGGCATAACCATCAATATGCCTGCGCGGGCAAAGGGAAGCTTAACTATTGAAAATGGAAAGGATGAAACTGTTATTACTATTCGTACAAGTCGCTTGCGTGAATCATGA
- a CDS encoding Lrp/AsnC family transcriptional regulator: MPDTRPPALDEIDRQLIAALQINARESVAMLARQLGIARTTVTSRLARLEKAKVITGYGVRLGQRVVDGGLQAYVGIKVQPRSGKEVLRRLSAMAQVQQLCAVSGEFDYVAWLRTDSPEQLDQLLDQIGSVDGVEKTTTSIILSSKIDRGQPV; encoded by the coding sequence TTGCCAGACACCCGCCCACCCGCTCTCGACGAAATCGACCGTCAGTTGATCGCCGCGCTGCAGATCAACGCCCGCGAAAGCGTGGCCATGCTTGCCCGGCAGTTGGGCATTGCGCGCACCACGGTGACTTCGCGTCTGGCGCGGCTGGAAAAAGCCAAAGTGATTACCGGTTATGGTGTGCGGCTCGGCCAGCGCGTGGTCGATGGGGGTTTGCAAGCGTATGTAGGGATCAAGGTGCAGCCGCGCTCCGGCAAGGAGGTCTTGCGGCGCTTGAGCGCAATGGCGCAGGTGCAGCAGCTTTGCGCGGTGAGTGGCGAGTTCGATTATGTGGCGTGGTTGCGCACTGATTCGCCGGAGCAGCTCGATCAGCTACTGGATCAGATCGGCAGCGTCGATGGGGTTGAGAAGACCACGACTTCGATCATTTTGAGCAGCAAGATTGATCGGGGGCAGCCGGTCTGA
- a CDS encoding flavin monoamine oxidase family protein — translation MNKNNRHPADGNKPVTVFGPDFPFAFDDWIEHPAGLGTIPDHQHGAEVAIVGAGIAGLVAAYELMKLGLKPVVYEASKLGGRLRSQAFNGTDGIVAELGGMRFPVSSTAFYHYVDKLGLETKPFPNPLTGASGSTVIDLEGTTHYAQSLKDLPALFQEVADAWADALEAGSQFSDIQQAIRDRDVPRLKELWNKLVPLWDDRTFYDFVATSKAFAKLSFHHREVFGQVGFGTGGWDSDFPNSMLEIFRVVMTNCDDHQHLVVGGVEQVPQGIWRHVPERCVHWPAGTSLKSLHRGAPRSGVKKIAHAPDGRFAVTDNNGDTREYAAVLTTCQSWLLTTQIECDESLFSQKMWMALDRTRYMQSSKTFVMVDRPFWKDKDPETGRDLMSMTLTDRLTRGTYLFDNGDDKPGVICLSYSWMSDALKMLPHPVEKRVELALNALKKIYPKVDIAARIIGDPITVSWEADPYFLGAFKGALPGHYRYNQRMYAHFMQDEMPAEQRGIFIAGDDVSWTPAWVEGAVQTSLNAVWGIMKHFGGSTHKENPGPGDVFKDIGPIALPE, via the coding sequence ATGAACAAGAACAATCGCCACCCTGCAGACGGTAACAAACCAGTCACCGTTTTCGGCCCGGATTTTCCCTTCGCATTTGACGACTGGATCGAGCACCCGGCCGGTCTCGGCACTATTCCTGATCACCAGCACGGTGCCGAAGTGGCGATTGTCGGCGCGGGGATTGCCGGGTTGGTGGCCGCTTATGAGCTGATGAAGCTCGGTTTGAAGCCGGTGGTCTACGAGGCGTCGAAGTTGGGCGGTCGTTTACGTTCGCAGGCGTTCAACGGCACCGATGGCATCGTCGCTGAACTCGGCGGCATGCGTTTCCCGGTGTCCTCCACGGCGTTTTATCACTACGTCGACAAGCTCGGACTCGAAACCAAACCGTTTCCAAACCCGCTGACGGGCGCCTCAGGCAGCACCGTGATTGATCTGGAAGGCACAACCCATTACGCACAAAGTCTGAAGGATCTTCCTGCACTGTTTCAGGAAGTGGCCGACGCCTGGGCGGATGCGCTGGAAGCCGGTTCGCAGTTCTCCGATATCCAGCAGGCCATTCGCGACCGCGATGTGCCGCGGCTGAAAGAGCTGTGGAACAAGCTCGTACCGCTATGGGATGACCGCACCTTCTATGATTTCGTCGCGACCTCGAAAGCCTTCGCCAAGCTTTCATTCCATCACCGCGAAGTGTTCGGTCAGGTAGGTTTCGGCACTGGCGGCTGGGACTCGGACTTCCCGAACTCGATGCTGGAAATCTTCCGGGTGGTGATGACCAATTGCGATGATCATCAGCACCTGGTGGTCGGCGGCGTCGAGCAAGTGCCGCAGGGCATCTGGCGGCATGTTCCGGAACGCTGCGTGCACTGGCCCGCAGGCACCAGCCTGAAATCCCTGCACCGTGGCGCGCCGCGTTCCGGCGTGAAGAAAATCGCCCACGCGCCGGATGGCCGCTTCGCTGTCACCGACAACAACGGCGACACGCGTGAATACGCCGCGGTGCTGACCACCTGCCAGAGCTGGCTGCTGACCACACAAATCGAATGCGACGAAAGCCTGTTCTCGCAGAAGATGTGGATGGCCCTCGACCGCACACGCTATATGCAGTCGTCGAAGACTTTCGTGATGGTCGACCGGCCGTTCTGGAAAGACAAAGACCCGGAAACCGGCCGCGATCTGATGAGCATGACGCTCACCGATCGTCTGACCCGTGGCACTTACCTGTTCGACAACGGCGACGACAAACCGGGCGTGATCTGTCTGTCGTATTCGTGGATGAGCGATGCGCTGAAGATGCTTCCGCACCCGGTTGAAAAACGCGTTGAGCTGGCGCTGAACGCGTTGAAAAAGATCTACCCGAAAGTCGATATCGCGGCGCGCATCATTGGCGATCCGATCACCGTGTCGTGGGAAGCCGATCCATATTTCCTCGGCGCCTTCAAAGGTGCGCTGCCCGGCCACTACCGCTACAACCAGCGCATGTACGCGCACTTCATGCAGGACGAAATGCCTGCCGAGCAGCGCGGGATTTTCATCGCCGGTGACGACGTCTCATGGACACCGGCATGGGTCGAAGGCGCGGTGCAAACCTCGCTGAACGCGGTGTGGGGGATCATGAAACATTTCGGCGGATCGACACATAAAGAGAACCCGGGCCCGGGTGATGTGTTCAAAGACATCGGCCCTATCGCCCTGCCCGAGTAA
- a CDS encoding carbon-nitrogen hydrolase family protein has translation MRVALYQCPPLPLDPAANLHRLHQVAMEAKGADLLVLPEMFMTGYNIGAEAVGTLAEVYNGEWAQQIARIARAAGLAIVYGYPERTADGQIYNAVQLIDSSGERLGNYRKSHLFGDLDRSMFSPGDDDLPVLELNGWKLGFLICYDLEFPENTRRLALAGAELILVPTANMVPFDFVADVTVRSRAFENQCYVAYANYCGSEGDIHYCGQSSIAAPDGSRIAQAGLDEALIIGELDRQLMLDSRAANRYLSDRRPELYGALNRR, from the coding sequence ATGCGTGTAGCCCTTTACCAATGTCCACCGCTGCCACTGGACCCCGCCGCCAATCTGCATCGCTTGCACCAGGTGGCGATGGAGGCCAAAGGCGCGGACCTGCTGGTACTGCCGGAGATGTTCATGACCGGCTACAACATTGGCGCCGAAGCGGTCGGTACGCTGGCTGAAGTCTATAACGGTGAATGGGCGCAGCAGATCGCGCGGATTGCCAGAGCTGCTGGTTTGGCGATTGTTTACGGCTACCCGGAGCGCACCGCCGATGGGCAGATCTATAACGCCGTGCAGTTGATCGATTCGAGCGGCGAGCGCCTGGGCAATTACCGCAAGTCGCATCTGTTCGGCGATCTGGACCGGTCGATGTTCAGCCCCGGTGATGACGATTTGCCCGTGCTTGAGCTCAACGGCTGGAAGCTGGGCTTTCTGATCTGCTATGACCTGGAGTTTCCGGAGAACACCCGGCGCCTGGCGCTTGCTGGCGCCGAACTGATTCTGGTGCCAACGGCGAACATGGTTCCGTTCGACTTCGTCGCTGACGTCACCGTCCGCTCGCGCGCCTTCGAAAACCAGTGTTACGTAGCTTATGCAAACTATTGCGGCAGCGAAGGCGACATCCACTATTGCGGACAGAGCAGCATCGCCGCACCGGATGGCAGCCGCATCGCTCAGGCCGGGCTCGACGAAGCCCTGATCATTGGCGAACTGGATCGCCAATTGATGCTCGACTCGCGCGCCGCCAATCGCTATCTCAGTGATCGCCGCCCGGAGCTATACGGCGCGCTGAACAGGCGTTAA
- the pqqF gene encoding pyrroloquinoline quinone biosynthesis protein PqqF: MPAPTPPRPHTEILANGLRVTLRHVPGLKRSAAVLRVAAGSHDVPLAWPGLAHFLEHLLFLGTERFPADEALMAYVQRHGGQVNASTRERTTDFFFELPPSTFGEGLERLSDMLAKPRMNLDDQLREREVLHAEFVAWSQDPTAQQQFALYEGLPAQHPLRGFHAGNRDSLKVEAPSFQQALKSFHRQFYQTGQMTLSLVGPQSLQALKEMAEQFAAALPVGDNVAQAVPLPLAVKSYQQVGDRRSNLVFAFDSLPEAADGALAFLCHWLNSGKPGGLLDCLQQQKLANGLKAAPVYHFAGQALLHLEFAARAESLQSIHAHVLDWLSFFAQQDWAPLRVEYAALHQRQQQVSAALPLAQRDAGTLENGLSDAGVEALNRILMEIGTVDNFTGPWQLPAANPFLRPSEPLANAGLIRGQTSAHRGLRTFAQDRSRGRRERSPMHFSQAISDIGDDGAIYLRWQVEAAANAALLSQLQRSLRQTAQDAREAGVELTFTATANQWLLKLTGLQEPMPIVLEHALKCLTHVDANSPHDEPETPLIPIRQLLKALPEHILQSSHTSDDLEHLWATSHWDGLAVGLNAQSQSALGLALSRIPGVPDNQLPAPTTISADKHWSHIDTASSEHAVLLFCPSPERDIDGEAAWRMLAQMCQTPFYQRLRGELQLGYAVFSALRQIQGRTALLFGVQSPSVRPAEILMHIQHFLEGIPALIAQLDDEKLSHHRQNLADQFDASTLAGNEAAELLWQARLAGHSSDYLDQIIAAIHRLDRTTLLAAAQGLLNAEGGWLCLASEPAPEVPWQANN, from the coding sequence ATGCCTGCGCCGACACCCCCTCGCCCACACACCGAAATCCTGGCCAATGGCTTGCGCGTGACCCTGCGTCATGTGCCCGGTCTGAAGCGCAGCGCTGCTGTATTGCGCGTGGCTGCCGGTAGCCATGACGTGCCGCTGGCGTGGCCGGGGCTGGCGCATTTTCTTGAGCATCTGCTGTTTCTCGGCACCGAGCGCTTTCCTGCAGACGAAGCACTGATGGCTTACGTGCAACGTCACGGTGGGCAGGTCAATGCCAGCACCCGCGAACGCACCACGGATTTTTTCTTCGAGCTGCCCCCGTCGACCTTCGGCGAAGGGCTTGAGCGTCTTTCAGACATGCTCGCCAAGCCACGTATGAATCTGGACGATCAGTTGCGAGAACGTGAAGTGCTGCACGCGGAATTTGTCGCCTGGTCACAGGATCCGACCGCGCAGCAGCAGTTTGCGTTATATGAAGGCCTACCGGCGCAGCATCCTTTGCGCGGGTTTCACGCCGGCAATCGCGACAGCCTGAAAGTTGAAGCGCCATCCTTTCAACAAGCGTTGAAGAGTTTTCACCGGCAGTTTTATCAGACGGGGCAGATGACCCTGAGCCTGGTCGGCCCACAAAGCCTGCAAGCGCTGAAAGAAATGGCCGAGCAGTTTGCGGCCGCGCTGCCGGTTGGCGATAACGTGGCGCAAGCCGTGCCGTTGCCGTTGGCGGTGAAAAGTTATCAACAGGTCGGCGACCGACGCAGCAATCTCGTGTTTGCGTTCGATAGCCTGCCTGAAGCGGCAGACGGTGCTTTGGCGTTTCTGTGTCATTGGCTGAACAGCGGCAAACCTGGTGGACTACTGGATTGTCTGCAGCAGCAGAAGCTGGCGAATGGCTTGAAAGCCGCGCCGGTTTATCACTTCGCCGGACAAGCGTTGCTGCACTTGGAGTTTGCCGCTCGAGCCGAATCGTTGCAGAGCATTCATGCACATGTGCTGGATTGGTTGAGTTTTTTTGCTCAGCAGGACTGGGCGCCACTTCGCGTGGAATACGCCGCCCTGCATCAACGCCAGCAGCAAGTGAGCGCTGCGTTGCCATTGGCGCAGCGCGACGCTGGAACGCTTGAAAATGGGCTGTCCGATGCAGGCGTTGAAGCGCTTAACCGAATCCTCATGGAAATCGGCACTGTGGATAACTTCACCGGCCCGTGGCAACTGCCCGCCGCCAATCCATTTCTGCGCCCCAGCGAACCGTTGGCCAACGCGGGCCTGATACGCGGTCAAACCAGCGCCCATCGCGGCCTGCGCACATTCGCTCAGGATCGCTCTCGGGGGCGGCGCGAGCGATCGCCGATGCATTTCAGCCAAGCCATATCAGACATCGGTGATGACGGTGCGATCTATCTGCGCTGGCAGGTTGAAGCGGCAGCCAATGCGGCGCTGCTAAGTCAGTTGCAACGCAGCCTTCGGCAAACCGCACAAGATGCGCGGGAAGCCGGGGTCGAGCTGACGTTCACAGCCACGGCCAATCAATGGCTGTTAAAGCTCACTGGTTTGCAGGAGCCGATGCCAATCGTCCTAGAGCATGCGCTGAAATGTCTGACGCACGTTGATGCCAATTCTCCGCACGACGAGCCGGAAACGCCGCTGATTCCTATCCGCCAACTGCTAAAAGCCCTGCCAGAACATATCCTGCAATCAAGCCACACCAGCGATGATCTCGAGCACCTGTGGGCAACTTCGCATTGGGACGGTCTCGCCGTGGGTCTCAACGCACAAAGCCAATCCGCCCTGGGCTTGGCCCTGAGCCGCATTCCGGGAGTTCCGGACAATCAGTTGCCGGCGCCGACAACGATCAGCGCAGACAAGCACTGGAGCCACATCGACACCGCATCCAGCGAACACGCCGTGCTGCTGTTTTGCCCGAGTCCCGAGCGCGACATTGATGGCGAAGCCGCTTGGCGAATGCTCGCGCAGATGTGTCAGACACCGTTCTATCAGCGCTTACGCGGCGAACTGCAATTGGGCTATGCGGTGTTCAGCGCGCTGCGGCAGATTCAGGGCCGCACCGCGTTACTGTTTGGGGTGCAATCGCCGAGTGTCAGGCCCGCGGAAATCCTCATGCACATTCAACATTTTCTCGAGGGTATCCCCGCGCTGATCGCACAGCTGGATGACGAGAAGCTCAGCCACCATCGGCAAAACCTCGCCGATCAGTTCGACGCGTCCACGTTGGCCGGCAATGAGGCGGCCGAACTGCTCTGGCAGGCGAGGCTCGCTGGCCACTCGTCGGATTACCTTGATCAGATCATCGCTGCGATACACCGATTGGATCGCACGACATTGCTTGCAGCTGCACAGGGTTTGCTCAACGCCGAGGGCGGCTGGCTCTGCCTCGCCAGCGAGCCTGCCCCTGAAGTACCGTGGCAAGCGAATAATTGA
- the pqqA gene encoding pyrroloquinoline quinone precursor peptide PqqA produces the protein MAWTKPAYTDLRIGFEVTMYFASR, from the coding sequence ATGGCCTGGACCAAACCTGCTTACACCGACCTGCGTATCGGCTTCGAAGTCACCATGTACTTCGCCAGCCGCTGA